Part of the Halopseudomonas maritima genome, CTGGCCAACCCGAGCCTGATGCAGGCCGACGCCGACGCCGAATACGCCGCCGTGATCGAGATCGATCTGGCCGACGTCAAGGAGCCGGTACTGTGCGCCCCGAACGATCCGGACGATGCCCGTCTGCTGTCCACCGTACAGGGCGAGAAGATCGACGAAGTCTTCATCGGCTCCTGCATGACCAACATCGGTCACTTCCGCGCGGCCGGTAAGCTGCTGGAGAAGAACAAGGGCTCCATCCCGACTCGTCTGTGGCTGGCTCCGCCGACCAAGATGGATCAGTACCAGCTGACCGAAGAAGGCTACTACGGCATCTACGGCAAAGCTGGCGCGCGCATGGAAATGCCGGGCTGCTCGCTGTGCATGGGTAACCAGGCACGTGTTGCTGCCAAGTCCACCGTTGTCTCCACCTCCACGCGGAACTTCCCGAACCGTCTGGGTGATGGCGCTGACGTGTTCCTGGCATCCGCCGAGCTGGCATCGGTTGCGTCCATCTTGGGCCGCCTGCCGAGCGTTGAAGAGTACATGGGCTACGCTGCCGATCTGGACAGCATGGCCAGCGATGTCTATCGCTACATGAACTTCAACGAAATCGAGTCCTACCAGAAAGCCGCTGCGTCCATCCCGGTCGAGCAGCTCTGATAGCTGACGCGTAAGAAAAACCCCGCCTGGTGCGGGGTTTTTTTATGCCTTTATGCCTCTGGTTTCCGCTGCGCGCACTCTGTCTCGCACGCATTCAGTTCAGCAGTGACGCACCCAGTTTGAGCGCGGTATCGGTTACCTGCTCGACCGACTGGGCGTAGCCGCTGGCCATCCAGTACAACGCAATATGAACCACCCCGCCGAGAATGCCGGCCTGCAGCATTTCATCAAAATGCTCTCCAGGCTGCGCCAGCGCGCGTGTCATATCTTCACTGCTGGCCTTGAGCGCCTGATCGATTGCCTCGTCGACTGCCGGGCTGATGCCGCGAATGTCGACAAACAGCAAGCGAGCCTCGCGCGGGTTATCCCGCAGGTACTTGAAATAGGCATGCAACATGGCCCGACTGCGTGCCAGCATGTCGCTACCTGCTGCCTCGGCGGCGGCCATATTGACCTCACGCACCTTGCGCGCGGCCTGTTCGTAGCAGGCAATCAGCAGCTCATCGCTGTGACTGAACGACTCGTAGAAATAGCGCTGCGTCAAGCCGGCAGCGTCGCAGACCTGTTTAACGCCGGAATGCCGGTAACCATTTTCACCATAGATGCGCGTTGCCGCATCGATAAGCTGCTGGCGGCGCAAGGCGCGGCGTTCTTCGGTAGATGAACCGCGATAACGCCGTTTGACTGAGGGAGCTGTATTCATGCAATGAATTCGGACAATAGGAATTGCCAAAGGGTATATGACAATCTAGATTGTCACCAGTACCCACACGAGGGAAGCACCATGCAAAAACAACAACAAGCATTTGAACCCGTCCCGCTCGATGTACTGATCATCGGTGCCGGCCTCTCAGGAATTGGCGCAGCACACCAGCTCAGCAGCCAGTGCCCGGACAAGCGCTACCTGATTCTCGAACGCCGCCAGGCCATCGGCGGCACTTGGGACCTGTTCCGCTACCCCGGCATCCGCTCCGACTCGGACATGTATACCCTCAGCTACAGCTTCAAACCCTGGGCCAACGCCAAGGCCATCGCCGACGGACCGGATATCAAGAAGTACATCGAAGAGATGGCCGAGGAGTCCGGCGCGGTTCATAACATTCGCTTCCAACGCAAGGTGGTCTCCGCCAGCTGGTCCAGTGACAAGGCACGCTGGACAGTGCAGGCAGTAGCCACTGACGCCGATGGCAAAGAGGTTGAAGAAACCTACGAAGCGCGCTTTCTGCTGTCCTGCTCGGGTTATTACAGCTATGACGAGGGCTACCGCCCGCGCTTCCCCAATGAGGAGAGCTTTGGCGGCCAGATCGTCCACCCGCAATTCTGGCCAGAAGACCTGGATTACCGCGGCAAGCGCGTGGTGGTGATCGGTAGCGGCGCAACCGCCGTGACCCTGGTACCAGCCATGACCGAGCAGGCGGCGCACGTGACCATGTTGCAGCGCTCGCCCAGCTATGTGGTGGCCAGACCATTGCGCGACGGCCTGGCCCATTCACTGCAGAAGTGGCTGCCGCTGCCGGCCGCCCACGGGCTGACCCGCTGGAAAAACGTGTTGCTGACCTCCTTTTTCTATCGAATGGCGCGAAACCGTCCGGAGCAGTTCAAGGAGCGCGTGTTGCACATGGTCCAGACGCAGATCGGCAACAACGTAGACATGAAGCACTTTACGCCCAGCTACAAGCCCTGGGACCAGCGTCTGTGCGCCGTGCCCGATGGTGATCTTTTCCATGCCGTACGCGCCGGGCAGGCCAGCGTTGTTACCGACACCATCGACAGCTTCACTGAAAACGGCATTCGCCTGAGCAGCGGCGAGGAGTTGCCCGCAGACATTATTGTCACCGCGACCGGACTGAAGCTGAACGCGATGGGCGACGTCAGCGTGTCCGTAGACGGGCAGCCCATGGCCTTTGGCGAACGCATGTCCTACAAGGGCATGATGCTCAGCGACGTGCCCAACATGCTGGTGACCTTTGGCTACACCAACGCCTCATGGACACTGAAGGCAGAGCTGACCGCCAACTACACCTGTCGCCTGCTGCGCTATATGGATCGCAACGACTTCCGCATCGCGGTAGTACGCCGCGACGCCTCGGTACAGGAACAACCCTTCCTTGATTTCAGCTCCGGGTACGTGCAGCGCGGTGCCAGCGTGCTGCCCAAGCAGGGAGACCGCGCGCCCTGGCAGGTTCATCAGAATTATCTGAAAGACAAGCTCATCATCCAATACGGTCGTATCGACGACGGCGTCATGCAATTTCAATAACAAGGATAATTCACGCATGCAAACCAAAAACTGTGTAGCCGTGCTGACCGGCGCGGGCAGCGGTATTGGCCGCGCCCTGGCTGACGCCTTGGCCCGTAGCGGCTGCCATCTGGCGCTGGCCGACCTGAATCCAGTTGCCCTGGCTGAAACCGCCGCGCAGGCGCGCGCTCTGGGTGTGCGGGTCAGCGAGCACCCGCTGGACGTCGCCGACCGCGCCGCCGTCGCAGCCTTGCCCGACGCCGTGCTGGCCGAGCATGGCCAGGTCGACCTGTTGATCAATAACGCAGGGGTTGCCCTGGGCGGCACCTTCGACCAGGTCAGCGTGGAGAATTTCGACTGGCTGATGGCAATCAACTTTGATGCGGTTGTCACCCTGTGCCGAGCGTTTTTGCCCGCACTGAAACAGCGGCCCCAAGCGCGTATCGTGAATGTCTCCAGCCTGTTCGGGCTGATCACTCCGGCCGGCCAGACGGCTTACTGCGCCAGCAAGTTTGCCGTGCGTGGTTTCTCCAATGCCCTGCGCCTGGAGTTGATGAATACCGGCGTAGGCGTCACGGTGGTGCACCCTGGCGGCGTAGCCACCGCCATCGCCACCAGTGCACGCTCTCCGGACGGCGCCAGCGAGGCAGACAAGCAGCGCAAGCTGGCGCGCGCCAAACGTCTGCTGCGCATGCCTCCGCCACGCGCCGCACAAATCATCCTCAAGGGTATTGAGCGAGACAAGGCGCGGGTGATTGTTGGCAACGATGCACGCATACTGGGCTGGCTGGAGCGGCTGATGCCCGTCAACTATTGGCGCTTGCTGCCGGGTTTGACCCGCAACGATGACTAACGACAAGACGCCCCCCGCGCCACACTCACGCCAAAGGACACAACCGTGAACTATCTGATTACCGCCGTACTGGTGGTGCTTGCTCTGGCCCTGTTGGGGCTGTTTCTCTACACGCTCTTTGTCGCCAAACGGGTTGAGCTGGCAATGCCGCCCGAGGGGCGCTTTGTCACCATCATGGGCAACCGAATCCACTACGTGGAACAGGGCTCCGGGCCCGACACCCTGCTGCTCATACACGGCCTGACCGGCGTTATTCAGAACTTCGGTTACGGCCTGATCAACGAACTGGCCAAGACCCACCGGGTAGTCGCCATCGACCGCCCGGGCAGTGGCTATTCGGTACGTCCAGATGCCGCCTCCGCATCACTTACGGTGCAGGCTGACGTCGTAGCCGGCGTCATCGATGCGCTGCAGCTGGGCAAACCCCTGTTGGTTGGTCACTCGCTGGGCGGAGCCGTGTCGCTGGCCACTGCTCTGCGTCACCCGGACAAAGTACGGGGCCTTGCCCTGATCGCGCCGCTCACCCATATGCCCTCACAGGTGTCCGACGCCTTCGCCGCGTTGGCGATTCGCCAAAGCTGGCTACGCAAGCTGGTTGGCTGGACGCTGGCGATCCCTCTGTCCATTCGCAAGCGTGAGCAGGTGCTGGGGGTGGTATTTGGCCCAGAGCAGGCCCCGGCGGACTTCCCACTGCGTGGTGGCGGCCTGCTGGGGCTGCGCCCAAGTCACTTTATTGCCGCCTCGCGGGACCTGGCGGCGGTGGAAACAGTGCTGCCGCAGATGCAGCAGCGCTACGAGGACCTGCAACTGCCCATCGGCATTCTCTACGGCCGAGAGGACCGCATCCTCAACCCGCAGGAACAGGGCGAGCAGTTGGCGGCTCGTCTGGACAACGCCGAGCTGACACTGATCGACGGCGGTCACATGCTGCCGATCACCCAGCCCGAGGCCTGTCTGCAGTTCATCAAGACCCGTCTTAACGGCTCTGGCACGCGGGCATAAGCGACCTGCCGAGTGTGACCAGCGTCACACTCGACCTCCGACCAGCGAACCTTTGGCGTCATACTTCTGTCACAAACTGTGTATTTGGTAAACACAACTATGTGCAAGGAGTAGTCACATGAAGCAGTTGAAACTGACCTCTATCGCCCTTCTCGGCCTGTTTGCCCTTACCGCCTGCGGCAACGATTATCTGGTACGCACCACCGAC contains:
- a CDS encoding TetR/AcrR family transcriptional regulator produces the protein MNTAPSVKRRYRGSSTEERRALRRQQLIDAATRIYGENGYRHSGVKQVCDAAGLTQRYFYESFSHSDELLIACYEQAARKVREVNMAAAEAAGSDMLARSRAMLHAYFKYLRDNPREARLLFVDIRGISPAVDEAIDQALKASSEDMTRALAQPGEHFDEMLQAGILGGVVHIALYWMASGYAQSVEQVTDTALKLGASLLN
- a CDS encoding flavin-containing monooxygenase; translated protein: MQKQQQAFEPVPLDVLIIGAGLSGIGAAHQLSSQCPDKRYLILERRQAIGGTWDLFRYPGIRSDSDMYTLSYSFKPWANAKAIADGPDIKKYIEEMAEESGAVHNIRFQRKVVSASWSSDKARWTVQAVATDADGKEVEETYEARFLLSCSGYYSYDEGYRPRFPNEESFGGQIVHPQFWPEDLDYRGKRVVVIGSGATAVTLVPAMTEQAAHVTMLQRSPSYVVARPLRDGLAHSLQKWLPLPAAHGLTRWKNVLLTSFFYRMARNRPEQFKERVLHMVQTQIGNNVDMKHFTPSYKPWDQRLCAVPDGDLFHAVRAGQASVVTDTIDSFTENGIRLSSGEELPADIIVTATGLKLNAMGDVSVSVDGQPMAFGERMSYKGMMLSDVPNMLVTFGYTNASWTLKAELTANYTCRLLRYMDRNDFRIAVVRRDASVQEQPFLDFSSGYVQRGASVLPKQGDRAPWQVHQNYLKDKLIIQYGRIDDGVMQFQ
- a CDS encoding SDR family NAD(P)-dependent oxidoreductase, translated to MQTKNCVAVLTGAGSGIGRALADALARSGCHLALADLNPVALAETAAQARALGVRVSEHPLDVADRAAVAALPDAVLAEHGQVDLLINNAGVALGGTFDQVSVENFDWLMAINFDAVVTLCRAFLPALKQRPQARIVNVSSLFGLITPAGQTAYCASKFAVRGFSNALRLELMNTGVGVTVVHPGGVATAIATSARSPDGASEADKQRKLARAKRLLRMPPPRAAQIILKGIERDKARVIVGNDARILGWLERLMPVNYWRLLPGLTRNDD
- a CDS encoding alpha/beta fold hydrolase → MNYLITAVLVVLALALLGLFLYTLFVAKRVELAMPPEGRFVTIMGNRIHYVEQGSGPDTLLLIHGLTGVIQNFGYGLINELAKTHRVVAIDRPGSGYSVRPDAASASLTVQADVVAGVIDALQLGKPLLVGHSLGGAVSLATALRHPDKVRGLALIAPLTHMPSQVSDAFAALAIRQSWLRKLVGWTLAIPLSIRKREQVLGVVFGPEQAPADFPLRGGGLLGLRPSHFIAASRDLAAVETVLPQMQQRYEDLQLPIGILYGREDRILNPQEQGEQLAARLDNAELTLIDGGHMLPITQPEACLQFIKTRLNGSGTRA